Proteins found in one Lepeophtheirus salmonis chromosome 9, UVic_Lsal_1.4, whole genome shotgun sequence genomic segment:
- the LOC121124606 gene encoding uncharacterized protein, whose protein sequence is MTSQFKYISLIVLLGAAASALQPGSRTRLSAQKHFNRDGRSLLNTFPFNAGESDADHEHHEHEHHAASVAVTSASDGRVARQGETDDVTLDIGSIAAAGERCIDKVVMVTETEYDDHIECHHSYSERCHTTYTTDFEPQQEEECEENFKKSCFIEYKKVAVDETVKFCHTPFVCEGEGPEECKTVYETECETRYHEHDVEDDVVNCETIQEEKCEDVTQGYTTEQKCTKWPKQVCTSEKKNVKKYSPITECKKVPRQLCGPSGCVPQPGPEECFDKNEVIVQEVPEEQCNLEPQKACKQVTKLVPSLKPVEECVDVPKEVCSRSRKNPRKVQKPVVKKWCYVPTEESGLAESI, encoded by the exons ATGACATCCCAATTTAAG TACATATCCTTGATCGTTCTGCTCGGTGCTGCTGCATCTGCCCTTCAACCAGGCTCCAGAACTAGATTGAGTGCCCAAAAGCATTTCAATCGTGATGGTCGATCCCTACTCAACACTTTTCCATTCAATGCTGGAGAAAGTGATGCTGATCACGAACACCATGAACACGAACATCATGCTGCTTCTGTTGCAGTAACTTCTGCATCTGATGGTAGAGTTGCTCGTCAAGGTGAAACTGACGATGTTACTCTAGACATTGGATCCATTGCTGCTGCTGGAGAACGTTGTATCGATAAAGTTGTCATGGTTACAGAAACTGAATATGATGATCACATTGAATGTCACCACAGTTATAGTGAAAGATGCCATACCACCTACACCACTGACTTTGAGCCTCAACAAGAGGAAGAGTGTGaagaaaacttcaaaaagagCTGCTTCATTGAGTATAAGAAAGTTGCTGTTGATGAAACTGTCAA ATTTTGCCACACTCCTTTTGTCTGCGAAGGTGAAGGACCTGAAGAGTGCAAAACTGTGTACGAAACAGAGTGTGAAACTAGGTATCACGAACATGACGTAGAAGATGATGTTGTCAACTGCGAAACCATTCAAGAAGAGAAGTGTGAGGATGTCACTCAGGGCTACACCACTGAGCAAAAATGTACCAAATGGCCCAAACAAGTCTGTACTTCTGAAAAGAAGAACGTCAAGAAATACAGCCCTATTACTGAGTGTAAGAAAGTCCCAAGACAATTGTGTGGGCCTTCTGGATGCGTTCCCCAACCAGGACCCGAAGAGTGTTTCGACAAAAATGAGGTTATTGTCCAAGAAGTCCCAGAAGAACAATGTAACTTGGAACCCCAAAAGGCATGTAAACAAGTCACCAAATTGGTTCCCAGTCTAAAACCCGTTGAGGAATGTGTTGACGTACCAAAAGAGGTCTGCTCCCGCTCCAGAAAGAACCCAAGAAAGGTTCAAAAGCCTGTCGTAAAGAAGTGGTGCTATGTTCCCACCGAGGAGTCTGGTTTGGCTGAAAGTATTTAA
- the LOC121124384 gene encoding uncharacterized protein has product MTSQFKYISLIVLLGAAASALQPGSRTRLSAQKPFNRDGRSLLNTFPFNAGESDADHEHHEHEHHAASVAVTSASDGRVARQGETDDVTLDIGSIAAAGERCIDKVVMVTETEYDDHIECHHSYSERCHTTYTTDFEPQQEEECEENFKKSCFIEYKKVAVDETVKFCHTPFVCEGEGPEECKTVYETECETRYHEHDVEDDVVNCKTIQEEKCEDVTQGYTTEQKCTKWPKQVCTSEKKNVKKYSPITECKKVPRQLCGPSGCVPQPGPEECFDKNEVIVQEVPEEQCNLEPQKACKQVTKLVPSLKPVEECVDVPKEVCSRSRKNPRKVQKPVVKKWCYVPTEESGLAESI; this is encoded by the exons ATGACATCCCAATTTAAG TACATATCCTTGATCGTTCTACTCGGTGCTGCTGCATCCGCCCTTCAACCAGGCTCCAGAACTAGATTGAGTGCCCAAAAGCCTTTCAATCGTGATGGTCGATCCCTACTCAACACTTTTCCATTCAATGCTGGAGAAAGTGATGCTGATCACGAACACCATGAACACGAACATCATGCTGCTTCTGTTGCAGTAACTTCTGCATCTGATGGTAGAGTTGCTCGTCAAGGTGAAACTGACGATGTTACTCTAGACATTGGATCCATTGCTGCTGCTGGAGAACGTTGTATCGATAAAGTTGTCATGGTTACAGAAACTGAATATGATGATCACATTGAATGTCACCACAGTTATAGTGAAAGATGCCATACCACCTACACCACTGACTTTGAGCCTCAACAAGAGGAAGAGTGTGaagaaaacttcaaaaagagCTGCTTCATTGAGTATAAGAAAGTTGCTGTTGATGAAACTGTCAA ATTTTGCCACACTCCTTTTGTCTGCGAAGGTGAAGGACCTGAAGAGTGCAAAACTGTTTACGAAACAGAGTGTGAAACTAGGTATCACGAACATGACGTAGAAGATGATGTTGTCAACTGCAAAACCATTCAAGAAGAGAAGTGTGAGGATGTCACTCAGGGCTACACCACTGAGCAAAAATGTACCAAATGGCCCAAACAAGTCTGTACTTCTGAAAAGAAGAACGTCAAGAAATACAGCCCTATTACTGAGTGTAAGAAAGTCCCAAGACAATTGTGTGGGCCTTCTGGATGCGTTCCCCAACCAGGACCCGAAGAGTGTTTCGACAAAAATGAGGTTATTGTCCAAGAAGTCCCAGAAGAACAATGTAACTTGGAACCCCAAAAGGCATGTAAACAAGTCACCAAATTGGTTCCCAGTCTAAAACCCGTTGAGGAATGTGTTGACGTACCAAAAGAGGTCTGCTCCCGCTCCAGAAAGAACCCAAGAAAGGTTCAAAAGCCTGTCGTAAAGAAGTGGTGCTATGTTCCCACCGAGGAGTCTGGTTTGGCTGAAAGTATTTAA
- the LOC121124643 gene encoding uncharacterized protein — translation MTSQFKYISLIVLLGAAASALQPGSRTRLSAQKHFNRDGRSLLNTFPFNAGETDADHEHHEHEHHAASVAVTSASDGRVARQGETDDVTLDIGSIAAAGERCIDKVVMVTETEYDDHIECHHSYSERCHTTYITDFEPQQEEECEENFKKSCFIEYKKVAVDETVKFCHTPFVCEGEGPEECKTVYETECETRYHEHDVEDDVVNCETIQEEKCEDVTQGYTTEQKCTKWPKQVCTSEKKNVKKYSPITECKKVPRQLCGPSGCVPQPGPEECFDKNEVIVQEVPEEQCNLEPQKACKQVTKLVPSLKPVEECVDVPKEVCSRSRKNPRKVQKPVVKKWCYVPTEESGLAESI, via the exons ATGACATCCCAATTTAAG TACATATCCTTGATCGTTCTACTCGGTGCTGCTGCATCCGCCCTTCAACCAGGCTCCAGAACTAGATTGAGTGCCCAAAAGCATTTCAATCGTGATGGTCGATCCCTACTCAACACTTTTCCATTCAATGCTGGAGAAACTGATGCTGATCACGAACACCATGAACACGAACATCATGCTGCTTCTGTTGCAGTAACTTCTGCATCTGATGGTAGAGTTGCTCGTCAAGGTGAAACTGACGATGTTACTCTAGACATTGGATCCATTGCTGCTGCTGGAGAACGTTGTATCGATAAAGTTGTCATGGTTACAGAAACTGAATATGATGATCACATTGAATGTCACCACAGTTATAGTGAAAGATGCCATACCACCTACATTACTGACTTTGAGCCTCAACAAGAGGAAGAGTGTGaagaaaacttcaaaaagagCTGCTTCATTGAGTATAAGAAAGTTGCTGTTGATGAAACTGTCAA ATTTTGCCACACTCCTTTTGTCTGCGAAGGTGAAGGACCTGAAGAGTGCAAAACTGTTTACGAAACAGAATGTGAAACTAGGTATCACGAACATGACGTAGAAGATGATGTTGTCAACTGCGAAACCATTCAAGAAGAGAAGTGTGAGGATGTCACTCAGGGCTACACCACTGAGCAAAAATGTACCAAATGGCCCAAACAAGTCTGTACTTCTGAAAAGAAGAACGTCAAGAAATACAGCCCTATTACTGAGTGTAAGAAAGTCCCAAGACAATTGTGTGGGCCTTCTGGATGCGTTCCCCAACCAGGACCCGAAGAGTGTTTCGACAAAAATGAGGTTATTGTCCAAGAAGTCCCAGAAGAACAATGTAACTTGGAACCCCAAAAGGCATGTAAACAAGTCACCAAATTGGTTCCCAGTCTAAAACCCGTTGAGGAATGTGTTGACGTACCAAAAGAGGTCTGCTCCCGCTCCAGAAAGAACCCAAGAAAGGTTCAAAAGCCTGTCGTAAAGAAGTGGTGCTATGTTCCCACCGAGGAGTCTGGTTTGGCTGAAAGTATTTAA